ATCATCTCACTGGGCATGCTTGATCTACCTGTGACGATCCTCTGGCTGGTCGGCATTAGCAATGCGTTCAATCTGATTGACGGACTGGATGGGCTGTCGGCAGGCGCGGCCCTGTTTGCCTTGTTGACTGTTTCCATTGCGGCGCTCATTTATGGACATCCGATGATTGTCATCCTGGCCATATCTTTGGCTGGGGCGACGCTTGGATTCTTACGATACAACTTTGCTCCAGCACGAATCTTCATGGGCGATTCCGGCAGTCTATTTCTTGGATTCACGCTGGCGGCGTTGGCCATTGAAGGCTCACAAAAAAGCGCCGCCGCGGTGGCCGTCGCCATTCCCATTGTCTCGTTTGGCCTGCCCATCGTGGACACATCATGGGCGATCATCCGGCGTTTGTTGAACCGACGACCGATCTTTGATGGCGACCTTGAACACATCCATCACATGATGCTCAAGCGTGGCTTCTCAACGCGACAAGCCATCATGCTGCTTTACGGCGTCTCAGCCGGCTTTGGCTTGATCAGCCTTCTGTTTCTCAATCCTCAAGGAAAGGTCATGGGGCTAGCGCTCTTTGCCATCGGCCTATGCGTCTTCTTTGGCATTCAGCACCTCGGCTATCATGAGGTGCATGAACTCCGCTACGCCTTCGGTCAAGCGATGCGCCGCCGCCGCGTGTTGGCTCGCAATATCCACTTGCGTCGCACAGCCCATGAGCTGAGTCAAGTGAAAGACCTCGATGGTTTGGTTGCGGCTTTGCGCCGCTTGCTCGCCTCCAACGACTTCGATCGCGCTCAATTGCGACTGGCTCACACCCGGTGGCAAACAACCTCCAGCTCAGCTACGACGGACTCATTCGTGCAACTCGAAGACGATGCAATGTGGCTGTGGCATAACCCAGAGACGCCGATGGATGATCTGAGCAATATGTGGATGCTT
The Blastocatellia bacterium genome window above contains:
- a CDS encoding undecaprenyl/decaprenyl-phosphate alpha-N-acetylglucosaminyl 1-phosphate transferase, with the translated sequence MKTYISLFVLAAALAYLLTPLVIRFAVAQNLLDQPDNTRRHHPRPVPRLGGIAIYIAFVLTLASLFLVHNMLSLSFQMRLLEVGKLLLPCTIILLLGIYDDIRGANAPIKFGVQIAASLLLYALGFRITEIWQPFGGIISLGMLDLPVTILWLVGISNAFNLIDGLDGLSAGAALFALLTVSIAALIYGHPMIVILAISLAGATLGFLRYNFAPARIFMGDSGSLFLGFTLAALAIEGSQKSAAAVAVAIPIVSFGLPIVDTSWAIIRRLLNRRPIFDGDLEHIHHMMLKRGFSTRQAIMLLYGVSAGFGLISLLFLNPQGKVMGLALFAIGLCVFFGIQHLGYHEVHELRYAFGQAMRRRRVLARNIHLRRTAHELSQVKDLDGLVAALRRLLASNDFDRAQLRLAHTRWQTTSSSATTDSFVQLEDDAMWLWHNPETPMDDLSNMWMLQIPLSNAVNQRVGDITFYRHLEREPLQLDTYHFCTLLQEELSQTLLTLRENGSLPEPTQHTQAKATGN